ttattctTGTGAACGTAGAAACTGTTAACTTGTTATGTTTTTCGCAGATGTCAGTAAAAGTATGTCAGCAAGACAGAAGCTGGAGGCACAGTTAactgaaaataatattgttaaggAGGTAAGAACATAATTACAGGGTATCTTCCACATTTGCATGTTCTTTTTTGTCATGCTAAAATATATACACTTTCATTTATGTATGTTGATCTTGTTTCACCACATGTCATCCCTCTGTAGGAGCTTGCATTGTTGGATAGccaaaatacagtttacaaattaATTGGACCAGTTTTGGTCAAACAAGATCTAGATGAAGCCAAAGCAACAGTGAGCAAGAGATTGGAATACATCAACGGTgaaatgtatgcattgcatttgaTTCTGTTGTAATTGAGTGTGTAGTCCACATAGGCAAACCCCTAACTGATCTCTTCTTCATCTCAGTCAGCGCTATGAAACTTTACTGAAGGAGATGGAGAGAAAGTCTGAGCAGCATCGGGAAGTTCTCTCCAGCCTGCAGCAGGAGTACCAGCGCGCTCAGGGTCAGGCCGTTGGGAAAGTCTAAATGGATTATGAAGCAAAACTTATCCAGCAAAACTCAGAGACTGAATATGTCTGCTAATAACACATGCTTGTTCACATGTATATTAACAGAATTCTGTAGATTTTTAGTTTGATGCTTTTAGGCTATCaataaagtttctttatttatgttcagCATCCTCTTTTTTTGTTCTTGCAGTTAATATGTTAAAAGTGTTCATTTCAACATAAGTGGAACCTTTTCACATTTCCGAGATTCTCAGAATCAGAAGTCCCCATAGTTAGGAAAACTTGAGGTGAACATAAACTACAAAAATATCACTTGCATTCCTGTTTGCTCTAAtagcaaattaaaaaaagtttgtgaTAGCGTTTttcttgaggaaaaaaaaagagattgatGTCAAGTTTTCAGCACTGATGTCAAGTTTAATTTTTACAATTGCatatactgtttaaaaaatatagatcAATTACAAGAACCGTGCAAGTAAAATAACTCTTAAATTAAAGGCAAAATGTCAAGCATTCTCTGTATACATTTTTGGTTTATGATGATGTATTGCAGTTTTTAAGAAACGTCATGAAATATGTTGATGCTTTAAGGTCAAATCCTAGGTTAGATGTAAATAAACATAACGTTTCTTGGATGTGTCATAAAGTAAACTAAATTGAGTAAAagtaacaataaacaaaaatcagtTTAAAAGTTCCCATACGTTAACTATATAAAGTCGAGAAGATAAAAGctacaaaaaagtaaaattacagtTATTCTACTTTGCTTTTTTTCATGGGAATAAATGCCTGAATAATGTGTATAAATCTATGGGCTTAATCATCACCTCATTGAGGAAAAGAGTCACTGAAAAAAAACAGGACACTGTGAAGTTAATCATTAGTTCATTTCATAGATAGTGCGCAAGTTTttgttttcacaaataaatgatgtttatcttaagctaataataatagtacaactatttatttttttaattgatattacAAGTGAAACGTATACACACAAACTTACACATTCCCTAAAGCACAAGCCCTTGGTCAGGTAATACCTCACACTGCTGTGCATCACTATGCTGTGCATCACTATGTACCAAGGCCTTGAGAGCCCAGTGAGGCGACTCGTTTTTCTAATTAAAGGGGCAGGCGAGTGGTGCTTGCGGCCAGATGTTGCTCAGGGTAATGTCATTGAAGCGCTCGGTCAACAGGGTGTGTATACGCCCCTGCGCAACAGGCCATCAGACGCGCAATGGAGAAGCGATGAAGCACAGACGTCCGCATTGTGGATGCTTAGCTCCAATTAATATCCCGCGGAGGGAGACCTGTCCCCCTTCATTTCCCACCCGCCGGGGATTAACGCACATGAATAAAAGGCATTAGAAGAACGACGCTACTTGTAAGGGAGCTGTATACGCTTTAAAATCAGGTTGCAAACACACCCTCGCTAAGTCCAAATCGTAAACTGTGGCGTAAAGCTTCTAAAGGGATTAGCTATTTATCGAAGCAATAATATGCTAAGCTAATTAAACAGACAGATTTTGAGGTATTATTCGCTTTTGTGAAGGAGCTCGACCTTTTGGACTGAGTAGGGTGTATTATGCACAGTAAAGAATGAAGATTTATAATTCCAGGCTTTGATATGCCACAAGCCTCCGACATGTAGCCtacatatataataacaatattaaatgtaatgattGTTGAAAACAAACAGACACTGCTTTTCATTTGAACTCTTGTTTGAAGTAGAGTGTGACCGTGATTTCACGTTTAATACCACAAAACGCGCGCGCGTGTCTCGGTCGTCACCTAAACTAACGTGTCTTCTGCACTTTGTTTTCATAACCAGGTCAGGACACGCGTCGGTTTAATTTTACAGGTCTTTGCCAAATGGCCAAAAGGAACACATGTTGTACTAGTAAACTGGGACGATGGCTTTGCTATAAACGTTGTTCCCATGAGTTAGGTGACAATCAGAGAGAAATGCAGCACCTTACGTTCGTGCGTAATTTGGCAACATCTGACAACAGGTCCACTGCGAGACGTGTCTCATTACAAGGCGCAAAACCTAAACCACACATAACTCTTTTACTCGAAAAGGTTGAAGTGTGAACTGTTTTAGTAAAGTCCTGGGTAAAGTTTATTATAAGGTTTATTTAGCCTATTTGTTTTtgcttatttgttattttttgtgaGATGGTCTTTTGTGCTATCATCTTGCAAAGTTGATACAGTAAAGTAACATCGTAGTTAACAGGCTTACTTGTTTGCatgggatatgtgtgtgtgtaggctacaatgtattttagattatttagGCACTTCATGGCTATAGTTTGACATGCCATGGGAAGTCAATCCAACTTAACATTTTCTTATAgtgatattgtttatttttcactCCTTTACAGTTCACCAGGATTTATGCCATATGACATTTTTTGGAATATCTGAAGGTCATGTAGTTCTTAACTGTAAAGCATTTGTTGTAATAATACTAGCCTATTAATCAGTAACCAGGCcaataatgactttttaaaattaatatagcaTTTATGAAGAAACAATCGCCTGGTAATTTAGAACCAATAGCTACAATATAACACAGTTCTCAAATAAATTTATAGGGAAAATCTATTCTCCTTCAACcgattatttattgtaaattctaCAACTTACAGACTAAATGTTACCCAATAAATTAGCCTACAATAAAACGTAGTAAAGGTGGGCAAGagtagtttaaaaatattttaataaatgtcagtGCTGGTTTTGGAGGCCTACTGTTCTCTCCTCTTTTGATCCATCTTTTTAGTTTATTTGCCTTCTTTAGATATGGTGTTAGACTTTCTCTATAGCATTAAAGTGTCTGTTTCTCTAAATATTTCAAATAGATCACATATTTGACCATCAGGTTCGCGATAGGAATGGCTTGCGCAAATCTCATCACTCTTCTCTCGCTCGCTGGCGAACGCGCAGAGTAGCCTAGGCTGATTCGCGTGCCGCTCGTCCTCAAATAAAATAACGCGCTTCAGTCATGTTGTGCTAATAacccagctcagttcagttcgtACGTGAAGTTAGCGCTTTTtcatatctaatatatatatatatatatatatatatatatatatattgttaaaaactGCAGGCTGcttcaattcaattaaaatagcaaaataaaaatactttagaaGTGATGGAATTTATAAGtgataaaaaaatgaacacaaacataaatattgtCTAAGAAATTGTTTTAAGGTTAAACAACTTTACAGTTAAACAACAAGACCTTGCTAACTTCTGAGGTCTGAATGAATTTGTATTGAATTAAAATAGTTTGCTAAATCGAATTAAGAACTAATTGTAGCACAACATTCAATACTCGAAGTATAATTCACAGGAGTACTTCACATTACATCTACATTTTATAATTGTACGTTTGATATACTTGGCTGAGTACATTGCTCTTTGCTCGTTGCTCTCTCAAAAGCACACATCCGGTCTGGATAATCTATTTACACCTTTTGTGTTGAATGGCATTTGGGAGACTTATCTGTCTGTAATAACCGGTTCAGGCATCTGCCGGTGCATGGCATCTTTCAAAGGTCTAATCTCATTTCAGCTCAAAATCGTTTATCTAAGAGCTTACAAAGCGACAAAGCGAAACAAAGCTGCACATGAAGGTTGATTTAGGGGAGAGTAGAACCTTAAGTACAACTAAGCCATTATATCTAGTGGTAGCCTAAATCTACTTTCCAAGTCATGGTTTTATGACAACTTTAAATACTTTAGATTGTAGGATTTGGCATGTAGATAGCAAAGTAAAAGTAGGCTAATAGACTTGGCTTAACTTTTACTATTTTAAAGCCTTATATAAAAGATATTGAAAAACGACCTCATGATTTAAATCACAAATCGTTTGTCGAGTTCAGTCGAATTTTCCAAAACATTTGGGCACACAGGTGATATGTTGATAGGATATTGATAGGATAATATGTTGGCAGTATAATTGAGATCAAAACTTTGGTTTTATTAATTAATCCACTTATTGTGAGCTTGAGATACAGACAAGAacgataataatatataaaatatttcatttgatttgttgCATGTAGAAAAGTTACTTTAAATAGCTTTCCAAtctttat
This DNA window, taken from Carassius auratus strain Wakin chromosome 14, ASM336829v1, whole genome shotgun sequence, encodes the following:
- the LOC113114179 gene encoding prefoldin subunit 6-like encodes the protein MAEAIQKKLQSELEKYQQLQKDVSKSMSARQKLEAQLTENNIVKEELALLDSQNTVYKLIGPVLVKQDLDEAKATVSKRLEYINGEIQRYETLLKEMERKSEQHREVLSSLQQEYQRAQGQAVGKV